Sequence from the Segatella copri genome:
CGGATGATGTCGGAACCCTTGGTCAAGTCAACCAGTCCGATATAACCGCTGATAGAGGTTTCCTTGAGCAGAGTGATAAGCTCGTTACCCATAGCCGGAAGCACATTCTTGAAGGCTTGCGGAAGGATGATGAGACGCATCGTCTTGCCATACGAAAGACCGAGACTTCTGCCCGCCTCCATCTGACCATTATCCACCGACATGATGCCCGAGCGGATTACCTCGGCAATATAAGCTGCCGAGTTCAAGCCGAAGGCGATGACAGCCACCAGTATCTTATTGACATCTGCTGATGCAAACACCACATAATAGATGATGAGCAACTGCACCATGGTCGGCGTGCCTCGCATGATGGTAAGGTACAGCTGGCAGAGCATGTTCGGAATCTTCCAGTCGCCCTTACGTTCATGACGTGCACGGACAATAGCTATCAGCGTTCCGAGTATCACGGAAAGGATGATGGCGAAGAAGGTGATGATGAGCGTATTGCCCAAACCCTGCAACAGATACTGATAACGGTTGTCATCTATGAAGCAGGATTTAAACTTATCTATCACTCCCGGCTGGTTACCAGCTGTTTTCATTTCATTGGAATTCACCATGATTACCTGTCGCACATCGGCATAGGAATCTGTAAATCCGATATTCTTCTTCCGTTCAGGAGTAACCGTGATGCCGGCAATACCCGCATCCGCCTTACCAGCCTGTACAGAGGTGATGATGGCATCAAACTCCATATCGAGAATCTCGACATCCACGCCCATCACATCGCCGATGGCATTCGCCACATCCACGTCGATACCCACAATCTTGCCATTCTGGTAATATTCGAAAGGCTCGAAGGTAGCGTTGGTGGCAAAACGGAGACTCGTCTTCAAGCCGAGTTTCTGCAGCGCTTCCGGTCCCACCTTCTTCACGTCAGAAGTCTTTGGCGTATAAGCCACGGCTATGCCCCGTTCCAGATGGCGGTTGACGATGGAATCGATGACGCCATTCTCTTTCAGAATGCGGATGGCATGATTGATGGACTGCTGCAACTCAGCATGATCCTTAGCCACACAGATGGCGAAAGAGGACGCATCGAAGGTTTCGGGCAGGATACGGAGCGATGGGTTCACCCGTTGGAATGCCTTGGCTGGCGCCTCATCGGTCACCATGCAGTCTATCTTACCCTGCAGGAGTGCCTGGATGGCATCGGCTCCCTTGTTGTACCGTTCTACCTTGGTACCGCCACCTTCCTTTTCCAGATCCGTAGCTAGTCCGTCGCTAGTGGTACCGAGCTGCACACCAATCACAGCCCCCTTCAAATCAGTCTTGCTCTTGATTTGCCTGTCAGCATCTGACGCTCCCGAGCCACACGCCACGAAGAGCACACTCAGGAGTAAAGTCAAGAAGCCCAGCTTAAACTTTCCCGTTTTTCTGTATTTCATCATTCCAGGCATTCGTTTATTGTTGTTTCAAATACTCAGCACACATCTCTGCACATCTTTCTCCGTCTACACCAGCCGATACGATTCCGCCTGCATAACCAGCACCTTCGCCACATGGGAAGAGTCCCTGGATGCGGACATGCTGCAGGGTTTCGCGGTCACGGACGATGCGGACAGGCGATGAGGTTCTCGTCTCCATCGCTATCAGCGTAGCCTCGTTGGTCAGGAAACCATGGGCATTCTTGCCGAAGGTCTTGAAGCCTTCCTGCAGTCGCTTGCTCACGAAAGATGGCATCCAGAAATGCAACGGACTCGAAATCAAGCCTGGAGCATAGCTGCTTTTTGGCAGATCATAACTCAATCGATTGTT
This genomic interval carries:
- a CDS encoding ABC transporter substrate-binding protein/permease encodes the protein MMKYRKTGKFKLGFLTLLLSVLFVACGSGASDADRQIKSKTDLKGAVIGVQLGTTSDGLATDLEKEGGGTKVERYNKGADAIQALLQGKIDCMVTDEAPAKAFQRVNPSLRILPETFDASSFAICVAKDHAELQQSINHAIRILKENGVIDSIVNRHLERGIAVAYTPKTSDVKKVGPEALQKLGLKTSLRFATNATFEPFEYYQNGKIVGIDVDVANAIGDVMGVDVEILDMEFDAIITSVQAGKADAGIAGITVTPERKKNIGFTDSYADVRQVIMVNSNEMKTAGNQPGVIDKFKSCFIDDNRYQYLLQGLGNTLIITFFAIILSVILGTLIAIVRARHERKGDWKIPNMLCQLYLTIMRGTPTMVQLLIIYYVVFASADVNKILVAVIAFGLNSAAYIAEVIRSGIMSVDNGQMEAGRSLGLSYGKTMRLIILPQAFKNVLPAMGNELITLLKETSISGYIGLVDLTKGSDIIRSITYEAMMPLGVVACLYLVLVLGLNAGVRRLEKRLRKSERK